From the Nocardiopsis changdeensis genome, one window contains:
- a CDS encoding LacI family DNA-binding transcriptional regulator → MRISDVARHAGVSPSTVSYVLSGKRSISETTRRRVLDSIDALGYRPHAGARSLASRRSNVLALVVPLREDVHVPVAMRFAVSVVTAARAHDHDVLLLTQGEGPAGLHRVAGSAMVDGIVVMDVETDDARVPVLRSLDLPSVLIGVPADTEGLTCVDLDFAAAGAACVHHLADLGHRDIAFVGQPASVYERRTGFAERTLTGFEAAALERGVRATSHPCDPAGARELVAGLVRDRPGLTGLIVHNEASLAPLLDAFADHGRVPPEISVVALGSLPPGAPDLTRVELPAEELGARAVSLLMDLIDDPGRAEVTLLEPRVVPGRSTAPPTG, encoded by the coding sequence GTGCGGATCTCCGATGTGGCCCGGCACGCCGGTGTGTCGCCCAGCACGGTCTCCTATGTCCTCAGCGGGAAGCGCTCGATCTCCGAGACCACCCGCCGCCGGGTGCTCGACAGCATCGACGCCCTGGGCTACCGCCCGCACGCGGGCGCCCGGTCCCTGGCCAGCCGCCGCAGCAACGTCCTGGCGCTGGTCGTCCCCCTGCGCGAGGACGTGCACGTCCCCGTCGCGATGCGGTTCGCGGTCTCGGTGGTCACCGCCGCCCGCGCCCACGACCACGACGTCCTCCTGCTCACCCAGGGGGAGGGCCCGGCGGGCCTGCACCGGGTGGCGGGCAGCGCCATGGTGGACGGGATCGTCGTCATGGACGTGGAGACCGACGACGCCCGCGTCCCCGTGCTGCGCTCCCTGGACCTGCCCTCGGTCCTCATCGGCGTCCCCGCCGACACCGAGGGCCTGACCTGCGTCGACCTGGACTTCGCGGCGGCGGGCGCCGCCTGCGTGCACCACCTGGCCGACCTGGGGCACCGCGACATCGCCTTCGTCGGCCAGCCCGCCTCGGTGTACGAGCGCCGCACCGGGTTCGCCGAGCGCACCCTCACCGGGTTCGAGGCCGCCGCCCTCGAACGCGGCGTCCGGGCCACCTCCCACCCCTGCGACCCGGCGGGCGCCCGGGAGCTGGTGGCCGGACTGGTCCGGGACCGGCCCGGGCTCACCGGCCTCATCGTCCACAACGAGGCCTCGCTCGCCCCGCTGCTGGACGCTTTCGCCGACCACGGCCGGGTGCCGCCGGAGATCTCCGTGGTCGCCCTGGGGTCGCTGCCGCCGGGGGCGCCGGACCTGACCCGGGTGGAGCTGCCCGCCGAGGAGCTGGGCGCCCGCGCGGTGTCCCTGCTCATGGACCTGATCGACGACCCCGGACGGGCCGAGGTCACCCTGCTGGAGCCGCGGGTCGTCCCGGGCCGGAGCACGGCACCGCCGACGGGCTGA
- a CDS encoding TIM-barrel domain-containing protein: MFNEIEDGVEWRGGHQVVRVRAWGADGLRVQAGLSVLREDLPGALDAPPPTGDAPRPTLDGDRALLVNGAIAAEIDASGMLRFLRVEDGVPGEELLAEERAHFWWPGPRVYSSTGNGYYRIEQRFRAYDGERLYGLGQHTHGLFDHKGAVVDLVQRNAEVTVPFVVSSRGYGLLWNSPAVGRVEFAANGTRWAADSARQIDYWITAGPEPAAVLERYADATGHTPMLPEFASGFWQCKLRYRTQEELLEVARGYRDRGLPLSVIVADFFHWTHLGDWRFDPAEWPDPAAMVEELREMGVELMVSVWPSVSPLSENYKPMLAAGHLVATEQGPPVHADWADKGVDAHVQVSFYDPTKPEARAYLWERIRENYHSLGIRVWWLDACEPELKPGHPGNLRYHAGPGAEVGNIYPREHARAFHEGMLAAGEEEVITLCRSAWAGSQRYGAALWSGDIAPTFASLRAQVRAGLNVAMSGIPWWTTDVGGFHGGDQDDPEYRELLVRWFQYGVFCPLLRLHGYREPFSHALYPEMTGGPNEVWSYGEEVYGRLRELLFLRERLRPYVMEQMRVAHERGLPPMRPLFVDHPGDPRAWEVGDAFLFGPDLLVAPVTEYGARSRRVYLPQGTDWTDPWTGETHPGGAEIVLDAPLDRAPVLVRKGAKVPITG, encoded by the coding sequence ATGTTCAACGAGATCGAGGACGGCGTCGAGTGGCGGGGCGGCCACCAGGTCGTCCGGGTCCGGGCCTGGGGCGCCGACGGCCTGCGCGTCCAGGCCGGGCTGTCCGTCCTGCGGGAGGACCTGCCCGGCGCGCTGGACGCGCCCCCGCCCACCGGTGACGCCCCCCGGCCGACCCTGGACGGCGACCGGGCGCTGCTGGTCAACGGCGCGATCGCCGCCGAGATCGACGCCTCCGGCATGCTCCGCTTCCTGCGGGTGGAGGACGGGGTGCCCGGCGAGGAGCTGCTCGCCGAGGAGCGCGCCCACTTCTGGTGGCCGGGCCCGCGCGTGTACTCCTCCACCGGCAACGGCTACTACCGGATCGAGCAGCGGTTCCGTGCCTACGACGGGGAGCGCCTGTACGGGCTGGGCCAGCACACCCACGGCCTGTTCGACCACAAAGGCGCGGTGGTGGACCTGGTGCAGCGCAACGCGGAGGTGACCGTCCCCTTCGTCGTCTCCTCCCGCGGCTACGGGCTGCTGTGGAACAGCCCGGCGGTGGGCCGGGTGGAGTTCGCCGCCAACGGCACCCGGTGGGCGGCCGACAGCGCCCGCCAGATCGACTACTGGATCACGGCCGGGCCCGAGCCGGCGGCGGTCCTGGAGCGCTACGCCGACGCCACCGGCCACACCCCGATGCTCCCGGAGTTCGCCTCCGGGTTCTGGCAGTGCAAGCTGCGCTACCGCACCCAGGAGGAGCTGCTGGAGGTCGCCCGGGGGTACCGCGACCGGGGGCTCCCGCTGTCGGTCATCGTCGCGGACTTCTTCCACTGGACCCACCTGGGCGACTGGAGGTTCGACCCGGCCGAGTGGCCCGACCCCGCGGCGATGGTCGAGGAGCTGCGGGAGATGGGGGTGGAGCTGATGGTGTCGGTGTGGCCGTCGGTGAGCCCGCTCAGCGAGAACTACAAGCCGATGCTGGCGGCCGGTCACCTGGTGGCCACCGAGCAGGGGCCGCCGGTGCACGCCGACTGGGCCGACAAGGGCGTGGACGCCCACGTGCAGGTGTCGTTCTACGACCCCACCAAGCCGGAGGCCCGCGCCTACCTGTGGGAGCGGATCCGCGAGAACTACCACTCCCTCGGCATCCGGGTGTGGTGGCTGGACGCCTGTGAACCCGAGCTCAAGCCCGGCCACCCCGGCAACCTGCGCTACCACGCGGGCCCGGGCGCCGAGGTCGGCAACATCTACCCCCGCGAGCACGCCCGCGCCTTCCACGAGGGGATGCTCGCCGCGGGCGAGGAGGAGGTGATCACCCTGTGCCGCTCGGCCTGGGCGGGCTCCCAGCGGTACGGGGCGGCCCTGTGGTCGGGGGACATCGCCCCGACCTTCGCGTCCCTGCGGGCCCAGGTCCGCGCCGGGCTGAACGTGGCGATGTCGGGGATCCCCTGGTGGACCACGGACGTCGGCGGGTTCCACGGCGGCGACCAGGACGACCCGGAGTACCGGGAGCTGCTGGTGCGCTGGTTCCAGTACGGGGTGTTCTGCCCGCTGCTGCGGCTGCACGGGTACCGCGAGCCCTTCTCGCACGCCCTGTACCCGGAGATGACGGGCGGCCCCAACGAGGTGTGGTCCTACGGGGAGGAGGTGTACGGGCGGCTGCGGGAGCTGCTGTTCCTGCGCGAGCGGCTGCGCCCCTACGTCATGGAGCAGATGCGCGTCGCCCACGAGCGCGGGCTGCCGCCGATGCGCCCGCTCTTCGTCGACCACCCCGGCGACCCGCGCGCCTGGGAGGTCGGCGACGCCTTCCTGTTCGGCCCGGACCTGCTGGTCGCCCCGGTCACCGAGTACGGGGCCCGCTCGCGGCGCGTGTACCTGCCGCAGGGCACCGACTGGACGGATCCCTGGACGGGGGAGACGCACCCGGGCGGCGCGGAGATCGTCCTGGACGCCCCGCTGGACCGGGCCCCGGTCCTGGTCCGGAAGGGGGCCAAGGTGCCGATCACCGGGTGA
- a CDS encoding STAS domain-containing protein encodes MHRLGLSTRVESRSVIVAVEGELDIATTNDLQEHVRSAIEDHGPWLILDMSGLDFMDSSGLNVIINAYRTVRERDGALALAALNERVTKVVRLVGLHRQVPVHQTVATAVAAMEALEKRQAG; translated from the coding sequence GTGCACAGGCTCGGACTGAGCACAAGGGTGGAAAGCCGCAGCGTCATCGTCGCGGTCGAGGGCGAGCTCGACATCGCGACCACCAACGACCTCCAGGAGCACGTCCGGTCCGCGATCGAAGACCACGGCCCGTGGCTGATCCTGGACATGTCGGGGCTCGACTTCATGGACTCGAGCGGCCTCAACGTCATCATCAACGCCTACCGCACCGTCCGCGAGCGGGACGGGGCGCTGGCGCTGGCGGCCCTCAACGAACGCGTCACCAAGGTCGTCCGCCTGGTCGGCCTGCACCGCCAGGTCCCCGTCCACCAGACGGTGGCCACCGCCGTCGCCGCCATGGAGGCGCTGGAGAAGCGCCAGGCCGGCTGA
- a CDS encoding PEP/pyruvate-binding domain-containing protein: MPVVLPLERIGAGDGDLAGGKAVGLAGAIAAGVRVPAGLCVTTEAHRDGTVPADEVAAAYEALGGGPVAVRSSATAEDLPDASFAGQQDTYLDVEGADDLVTAVRRCWDSLWTDRAVAYRRDRDIDDASVHMAVVVQRMVRPRAAGVLFTANPVTGTRGETVVDAVPGLGTGVVDGSAEPDHYTVRPDGGVTAPADGCLSVAEVEELHALGLRLQEHFGAPQDVEWAIDADGVLWTLQSRAVTTLFPRPPEHPDGPRVYFEGGHMQGLLRPCTPMGMSGLKVAAADWFRTVGVRIDPYARTGFLTEIGGRFYLDLTPFVRNRWIRGTLPEAVELYGPRAREAVRSLLDDPRFAPRRMRLPGAGALLGAVRTAAGVLPMAGGLAAGTVAALRDPAAARERILRAGEEARRAASRGPGPEATAHERLEYAEHVQAPVLAEFMTPMLGPLYVGILAGRIPEGLLRGIATPAEVAAVLRGMPHNVTTTMDLELWGVARAAAAHREVFADTPPERLAELYASGDLPDIGLGAFLERYGHRAAAEVDLGVPRWSEDPAPLFAAIAGYLRVDDRDQAPDRRFERAAAEAERTRAGLVARARASRPVRARVADLLFDRARALGGMREYPKFVWLYAIAASRRELLAVGEELVGQGRLERPDDIMFVDFREARDLLDGEDLRGVIAERRGFHRREQRRRRVPPVLLSDGTDVEVTLPPDAGADGPGVLTGVAASPGEATGRARVVHDPAGASIEPGDILVAPTTDPGWTPLFMTAGGVVVETGSTVAHGPTVAREYGIPCVICVPGVTEKVPDGAVITIDGSAGVIRLEGDREAADT; encoded by the coding sequence ATGCCGGTTGTTCTGCCCCTGGAACGGATCGGCGCCGGTGACGGCGACCTGGCGGGCGGCAAGGCCGTGGGACTGGCCGGGGCGATCGCCGCCGGTGTGCGGGTCCCCGCGGGCCTCTGTGTCACCACCGAGGCCCACCGCGACGGCACCGTCCCCGCCGACGAGGTCGCCGCCGCCTACGAGGCCCTGGGCGGGGGACCGGTGGCGGTGCGCTCCAGCGCCACCGCCGAGGACCTGCCCGACGCCTCCTTCGCCGGGCAGCAGGACACCTACCTCGACGTCGAGGGGGCCGACGACCTGGTCACCGCCGTCCGCCGCTGCTGGGACTCCCTGTGGACGGACCGGGCGGTCGCCTACCGCCGCGACCGGGACATCGACGACGCGTCCGTCCACATGGCGGTGGTCGTCCAGCGCATGGTCCGGCCCCGGGCCGCCGGGGTGCTCTTCACCGCGAACCCGGTCACCGGCACCCGCGGCGAGACCGTCGTGGACGCCGTGCCCGGCCTGGGCACCGGCGTCGTGGACGGCAGCGCCGAGCCCGACCACTACACGGTCCGCCCCGACGGCGGCGTCACCGCCCCGGCCGACGGCTGCCTGTCGGTGGCCGAGGTGGAGGAGCTGCACGCGCTGGGACTGCGGCTCCAGGAGCACTTCGGGGCGCCGCAGGACGTGGAGTGGGCGATCGACGCCGACGGCGTCCTGTGGACCCTCCAGTCCAGGGCGGTCACCACGCTGTTCCCCCGGCCGCCGGAGCACCCGGACGGCCCGCGCGTGTACTTCGAGGGCGGCCACATGCAGGGCCTGCTGCGCCCCTGCACGCCCATGGGCATGTCCGGGCTCAAGGTCGCCGCCGCCGACTGGTTCCGGACGGTGGGGGTGCGGATCGACCCGTACGCGCGGACCGGCTTCCTCACCGAGATCGGCGGGCGCTTCTACCTCGACCTGACGCCCTTCGTCCGCAACCGGTGGATCCGCGGGACCCTGCCGGAGGCCGTGGAGCTGTACGGGCCGCGGGCCAGGGAGGCGGTCCGGTCCCTGCTGGACGACCCCCGGTTCGCCCCGCGCCGGATGCGGCTGCCCGGAGCGGGCGCGCTGCTCGGCGCGGTCCGCACCGCGGCCGGGGTGCTCCCGATGGCCGGCGGGCTCGCGGCCGGTACGGTCGCGGCGCTGCGGGACCCCGCCGCGGCCCGGGAGCGGATCCTGCGGGCGGGCGAGGAGGCGCGCCGGGCCGCGTCCCGCGGCCCCGGGCCCGAGGCCACCGCGCACGAGCGCCTGGAGTACGCCGAGCACGTCCAGGCACCCGTGCTGGCCGAGTTCATGACACCGATGCTGGGGCCGCTGTACGTCGGCATCCTCGCCGGGCGCATCCCCGAGGGGCTGCTGCGGGGCATCGCGACCCCGGCGGAGGTGGCCGCCGTCCTGCGGGGCATGCCCCACAACGTCACCACCACCATGGACCTGGAGCTGTGGGGTGTCGCGCGGGCCGCGGCCGCGCACCGGGAGGTCTTCGCCGACACCCCGCCGGAGCGGCTGGCGGAGCTGTACGCGTCCGGGGACCTGCCCGACATCGGCCTGGGCGCCTTCCTGGAGCGGTACGGCCACCGGGCGGCGGCCGAGGTCGACCTCGGCGTCCCCCGCTGGTCGGAGGACCCGGCGCCGCTGTTCGCCGCGATCGCCGGGTACCTGCGGGTGGACGACCGGGACCAGGCCCCGGACCGGAGGTTCGAGCGCGCGGCCGCGGAGGCCGAGCGCACGCGGGCCGGACTCGTGGCCCGTGCGCGCGCGAGCCGCCCGGTGCGCGCCCGGGTCGCCGACCTCCTCTTCGACCGGGCCCGCGCGCTCGGCGGGATGCGCGAGTACCCCAAGTTCGTGTGGCTGTACGCCATCGCGGCGAGCCGCCGGGAACTGCTCGCCGTGGGGGAGGAGCTCGTCGGGCAGGGGCGCCTGGAGCGCCCCGACGACATCATGTTCGTCGACTTCCGGGAGGCGCGGGACCTGCTGGACGGCGAGGACCTGCGCGGTGTGATCGCCGAGCGGAGGGGGTTCCACCGCCGCGAGCAGCGGCGCCGCCGGGTGCCGCCGGTCCTGCTGTCGGACGGCACCGACGTGGAGGTGACGCTGCCGCCCGATGCGGGGGCGGACGGGCCGGGGGTCCTGACCGGGGTGGCGGCCTCGCCGGGCGAGGCCACCGGGCGCGCCCGGGTGGTCCACGACCCGGCGGGCGCGTCGATCGAGCCGGGGGACATCCTCGTCGCCCCGACCACCGACCCCGGGTGGACGCCGCTGTTCATGACGGCGGGCGGTGTGGTCGTGGAGACCGGCTCGACGGTCGCGCACGGGCCGACCGTCGCCCGGGAGTACGGCATCCCCTGCGTGATCTGCGTCCCTGGGGTGACGGAGAAGGTGCCCGACGGAGCGGTGATCACCATCGACGGCTCCGCGGGGGTCATCCGTTTGGAGGGGGACCGGGAGGCCGCCGACACCTGA
- the scpA gene encoding methylmalonyl-CoA mutase has protein sequence MIPDLSTVAPGEPEPSGDGAAWAAAVEAATGKAPDALEWETPEGIAVKPLYTPADRAGLDFVDGLPGIPPYLRGPYPTMYVNQPWTIRQYAGFSTAEESNAFYRRNLAAGQKGLSVAFDLATHRGYDSDHPRVAGDVGMAGVAIDSIYDMRQLFDGIPLDRMSVSMTMNGAVLPVLALYIVAAEEQGVPPEKLSGTIQNDILKEFMVRNTYIYPPQPSMRIISDIFAYTSQRMPRFNSISISGYHMQEAGATADLELAYTLADGVEYIRAGQRSGLDVDVFAPRLSFFWAIGMNFFMEVAKLRAARLLWARLVRDLGAVRDKSLSLRTHSQTSGWSLTAQDVFNNVARTCVEAMAATQGHTQSLHTNALDEALALPTDFSARIARNTQLLLQQESGTTRSVDPWGGSYYVERLTQELAAKAWGHITEVEKAGGMAAAIDAGLPKMRIEEAAARTQARIDSGRQPVIGVNKYRPDSEQAIDVLKVENSRVRASQLDKLRRLRAERDENAVRAALDALTAAAGRESRADADLTGNLLAAAVDAARAKATVGEISDAMEKVFGRHSGQIRTIQGVYRNEAAGSADAADLMERVTRRVEEFTEDEGRRPRILVAKMGQDGHDRGQKVIATAFADLGFDVDVGPLFQTPEEVAVQAVEADVHVVGVSSLAAGHLTLVPALREELAKLDREDIMIVVGGVVPPQDFDALREAGAAAIFPPGTVIAEAAVDLLDRLEARLEQE, from the coding sequence ATGATCCCCGACCTGTCCACCGTGGCCCCCGGCGAGCCGGAGCCCTCCGGCGACGGCGCCGCCTGGGCCGCCGCCGTCGAGGCCGCCACCGGCAAGGCCCCCGACGCCCTGGAGTGGGAGACCCCCGAGGGCATCGCCGTCAAGCCGCTCTACACCCCGGCGGACCGCGCGGGCCTGGACTTCGTCGACGGCCTCCCCGGCATCCCGCCGTACCTGCGCGGCCCCTACCCGACCATGTACGTCAACCAGCCGTGGACCATCCGCCAGTACGCTGGCTTCTCCACGGCGGAGGAGTCCAACGCCTTCTACCGCCGCAACCTCGCGGCCGGGCAGAAGGGCCTGTCGGTCGCCTTCGACCTGGCCACCCACCGCGGCTACGACTCCGACCATCCGCGCGTGGCGGGCGACGTGGGCATGGCGGGCGTGGCCATCGACTCCATCTACGACATGCGCCAGCTGTTCGACGGCATCCCGCTGGACCGGATGAGCGTGTCCATGACCATGAACGGCGCGGTCCTGCCGGTCCTGGCGCTGTACATCGTCGCCGCCGAGGAGCAGGGCGTCCCGCCGGAGAAGCTGTCCGGGACCATCCAGAACGACATCCTCAAGGAGTTCATGGTCCGGAACACCTACATCTACCCGCCGCAGCCGTCGATGCGGATCATCTCCGACATCTTCGCCTACACCTCGCAGCGGATGCCGCGGTTCAACTCCATCTCCATCTCCGGCTACCACATGCAGGAGGCGGGGGCCACCGCCGACCTGGAGCTGGCGTACACGCTGGCCGACGGCGTGGAGTACATCCGCGCCGGGCAGCGCTCCGGCCTGGACGTGGACGTGTTCGCGCCGCGGCTGTCGTTCTTCTGGGCGATCGGCATGAACTTCTTCATGGAGGTCGCCAAGCTGCGCGCCGCCCGCCTGCTGTGGGCGCGGCTGGTCAGGGACCTGGGCGCGGTCCGGGACAAGTCGCTGAGCCTGCGCACCCACTCCCAGACCTCGGGCTGGTCGCTGACCGCCCAGGACGTGTTCAACAACGTGGCCCGCACCTGCGTGGAGGCGATGGCCGCCACCCAGGGCCACACCCAGTCGCTGCACACCAACGCCCTGGACGAGGCGCTGGCGCTGCCCACCGACTTCTCGGCGCGTATCGCCCGCAACACCCAGCTCCTCCTCCAGCAGGAGTCCGGCACCACCCGGTCGGTCGACCCGTGGGGCGGCAGCTACTACGTGGAGCGGCTCACGCAGGAGCTGGCGGCCAAGGCCTGGGGCCACATCACGGAGGTCGAGAAGGCGGGCGGCATGGCCGCGGCCATCGACGCGGGGCTGCCCAAGATGCGCATCGAGGAGGCGGCCGCCCGCACCCAGGCGCGCATCGACTCCGGGCGCCAGCCCGTCATCGGCGTCAACAAGTACCGGCCCGACAGCGAGCAGGCCATCGACGTCCTCAAGGTCGAGAACTCCAGGGTGCGCGCCAGCCAGCTCGACAAGCTGCGCCGCCTGCGCGCCGAACGCGACGAGAACGCGGTGCGCGCCGCCCTGGACGCCCTCACCGCGGCGGCCGGGCGCGAGTCCAGGGCCGACGCCGACCTCACCGGCAACCTGCTGGCGGCGGCCGTGGACGCGGCCCGCGCCAAGGCCACCGTCGGCGAGATCTCCGACGCGATGGAGAAGGTGTTCGGCCGCCACTCCGGTCAGATCCGTACCATCCAGGGTGTGTACCGGAACGAGGCGGCGGGCAGCGCGGACGCGGCGGATCTCATGGAGCGGGTGACCCGCCGGGTGGAGGAGTTCACCGAGGACGAGGGGCGCCGCCCCCGCATCCTGGTGGCGAAGATGGGCCAGGACGGCCACGACCGCGGCCAGAAGGTCATCGCGACGGCGTTCGCCGACCTGGGCTTCGACGTGGACGTGGGCCCGCTGTTCCAGACCCCGGAGGAGGTCGCCGTCCAGGCGGTCGAGGCCGACGTGCACGTGGTGGGGGTGTCGTCGCTGGCGGCGGGGCACCTCACGCTGGTGCCCGCGCTGCGGGAGGAGCTGGCGAAACTGGACCGCGAGGACATCATGATCGTGGTCGGCGGGGTCGTCCCCCCACAGGACTTCGACGCCCTGCGCGAGGCCGGGGCCGCGGCGATCTTCCCGCCGGGCACGGTCATCGCCGAGGCGGCCGTCGACCTGCTCGACCGGCTGGAGGCCCGGCTGGAGCAGGAGTGA
- the meaB gene encoding methylmalonyl Co-A mutase-associated GTPase MeaB yields the protein MTDEEAGVRRTRPRRPVDVAALAEGVLAGHRPTLARAITLVESRRPDHARDAQDLLVRLLPHTGGAHRVGITGVPGVGKSTFIDALGTRLTGEGHRVAVLAVDPSSTRSGGSILGDKTRMARLAVDPNAFIRPSPTAGTLGGVARATRETMLLMEAAGFDVVLVETVGVGQSEVAVAAMVDCFLFLTLARTGDQLQGIKKGVLELVDVVAVNKADGPHAEDARKAARELSRALRLLQPVHPRWRPPVLTCSGLTGEGLGEVWDTVREHRKVLEDDGALAERRSGQRVSWMWDRVRDRLMDAFLRHPEVAARIPELEREVRSGETTATLAADGLLSLFTESDAGGAAEPPAEPGAGAAGRSAEPGSGSSGSNGSHIVK from the coding sequence ATGACAGACGAGGAGGCGGGCGTGCGGCGGACACGACCGCGCAGGCCGGTGGACGTGGCCGCGCTGGCCGAGGGGGTGCTGGCCGGGCACCGGCCCACCCTGGCGCGGGCGATCACCCTGGTGGAGTCGCGCCGCCCCGACCACGCCCGGGACGCCCAGGACCTGCTGGTGCGCCTGCTCCCGCACACCGGCGGCGCCCACCGGGTGGGCATCACCGGCGTGCCGGGGGTGGGCAAGTCCACGTTCATCGACGCGCTGGGCACCCGGCTGACGGGGGAGGGCCACCGGGTCGCGGTGCTGGCCGTGGACCCCTCCTCCACCCGCTCGGGCGGCAGCATCCTGGGCGACAAGACCCGGATGGCGCGCCTGGCGGTGGACCCGAACGCGTTCATCCGCCCCTCGCCGACCGCCGGGACCCTGGGCGGGGTGGCGCGGGCGACCCGGGAGACCATGCTGCTCATGGAGGCGGCCGGGTTCGACGTGGTACTGGTGGAGACCGTGGGGGTGGGCCAGTCCGAGGTGGCGGTCGCCGCGATGGTCGACTGCTTCCTGTTCCTCACCCTGGCCCGCACCGGCGACCAGCTCCAGGGCATCAAGAAGGGCGTGCTGGAGCTGGTGGACGTGGTCGCGGTCAACAAGGCCGACGGCCCGCACGCCGAGGACGCCCGCAAGGCGGCCCGGGAGCTGTCGCGGGCGCTGCGGCTGCTGCAGCCGGTCCACCCGCGGTGGCGGCCGCCGGTGCTCACGTGCAGCGGGCTCACCGGCGAGGGCCTGGGCGAGGTGTGGGACACCGTCCGCGAGCACCGCAAGGTGCTGGAGGACGACGGGGCGCTGGCCGAGCGGCGCAGCGGACAGCGGGTCAGCTGGATGTGGGACCGGGTCCGCGACCGCCTGATGGACGCGTTCCTGCGGCACCCGGAGGTGGCGGCGCGCATCCCGGAGCTGGAGCGGGAGGTGCGGTCGGGGGAGACCACGGCCACGCTCGCGGCCGACGGGCTCCTCTCGCTGTTCACCGAGAGTGATGCCGGAGGGGCGGCGGAACCGCCGGCGGAGCCCGGGGCGGGGGCCGCCGGGCGGTCCGCGGAGCCGGGCTCCGGGAGCTCCGGGAGTAATGGGTCTCATATCGTGAAATGA